A single genomic interval of Carassius gibelio isolate Cgi1373 ecotype wild population from Czech Republic chromosome A22, carGib1.2-hapl.c, whole genome shotgun sequence harbors:
- the LOC127943221 gene encoding zona pellucida sperm-binding protein 3-like isoform X2, translating into MGLLQCVLVLVVLVVFDLKNAIGSLSSSQSPKSKKHQSYPASRVPVSSQVLGNTLQKASPFQSLDYRGFAQEPLGLQEKQVLQGPVKPLDWRFPIVPEVPSEMAVDFHLRQPVTPSSVAIQCGENRIHVEVQQDLFSNGELIQPSGLTLGGCPVVGLVPGSKVLFFENELQDCNSVLMMTKDELVYTFALTYTPEAFAGTPITRAGGAVIGVQCHYQRFQNVSSSALKPTWVPYASTEAGEEVLVFSLKLMTDDWSYERPSNSYFLGDVINVEASVKVYNHVPLRVFVDSCVATQVPDVNALPRYLFIENHGCLVDAKVTASSSRFMPRSQEDKIRFQLEAFMFQGGSSPSIYMTCVLKATLASAPSDALHKSCSFANGWLAADGNNQVCGCCDSTCGPDGGTAASPFGGLQWEGKASLGPVVVQEHKKTLAGLQ; encoded by the exons atgggtcttttgcaatgtgtgttagtgctggttgtgcttgtggtgtttgatctGAAGAATGCTATTGGAAGTTTGAGTTCCAGTCAAAGTCCAAAAAGCAAGAAGCATCAATCATATCCAGCTTCCAGAGTGCCTGTTTCTTCTCAAGTGCTCGGGAACACTTTGCAGAAGGCCTCTCCGTTTCAGAGTCTCGACTACAGAGGATTTGCACAAgagcctcttggtcttcaggagaagcaggtgttgcagggtccagtgaagcctttggactggaggtttcccattgttccagaagtgccgagtgagatggcggtggatttccatttgaggcaacctgtgacccccagtagtgtagctattcaatgcggtgagaaccggattcatgtggaggtacagcaggacttgtttagcaatggtgaactgatccagccatctggtcTGACTCTGGGAGGATGTCCTGTTGTCGGTTTGGTCCCAGGCTCTAAGGTGCTCTTCTTTGAGAATGAACTGCAGGACTGCAACAGTGTCTTGATG ATGACCAAggatgagcttgtctacacctttgCCCTTACCTACACTCCTGAGGCGTTTGCTGGCACTCCGATTACCCGTGCAGGTGGTGCAGTTATTGGAGTTCAATGCCACTATCAAAG GTTTCAAAATGTCAGCAGTAGTGCCTTGAAGCCAACTTGGGTCCCTTATGCCTCAACGGAGGCTGGTGAAGAAGTCTTGGTGTTCTCCCTGAAGCTCATGACTG atgactggtcctatgagaggccttcaaactcttacttcctgggtgacgttattaatgttgaggcatctgtgaaggtatacaaccacgtccctctgcgtgtgtttgtggacagctgtgtggccacccaagtacctgatgtgaacgcccttccgagatatttgttcattgagaatcatgg ATGTCttgtggatgccaaggtcacagcttccagctcgcgcttcatgcctcgatcccaggaagacaaaatccggttccagctggaggccttcatgttccaggggggatccagtccttct atctacatgacgtgtgttctgaaggccactcttgcttctgcacctagtgacgcgctccacaaatcctgttcctttgccaatgg gtggcttgctgctgatgggaacaaccaggtttgtggttgctgtgactcaacatgtggtcctgatggtggaactgcTGCTTCTCCTTTTGGAG GCCTTCAGTGGGAAGGGAAGGCCTCGCTCGGTCCTGTAGTGGTTCAAGAGCACAAGAAGACTTTAGCTGGTCTTCAATAA
- the LOC127943221 gene encoding zona pellucida sperm-binding protein 3-like isoform X1: MGLLQCVLVLVVLVVFDLKNAIGSLSSSQSPKSKKHQSYPASRVPVSSQVLGNTLQKASPFQSLDYRGFAQEPLGLQEKQVLQGPVKPLDWRFPIVPEVPSEMAVDFHLRQPVTPSSVAIQCGENRIHVEVQQDLFSNGELIQPSGLTLGGCPVVGLVPGSKVLFFENELQDCNSVLMMTKDELVYTFALTYTPEAFAGTPITRAGGAVIGVQCHYQRFQNVSSSALKPTWVPYASTEAGEEVLVFSLKLMTDDWSYERPSNSYFLGDVINVEASVKVYNHVPLRVFVDSCVATQVPDVNALPRYLFIENHGCLVDAKVTASSSRFMPRSQEDKIRFQLEAFMFQGGSSPSIYMTCVLKATLASAPSDALHKSCSFANGWLAADGNNQVCGCCDSTCGPDGGTAASPFWRPSVGREVLAPSCSGSRAQEDFSWSSINVGEQTYSRFCFSCLV; this comes from the exons atgggtcttttgcaatgtgtgttagtgctggttgtgcttgtggtgtttgatctGAAGAATGCTATTGGAAGTTTGAGTTCCAGTCAAAGTCCAAAAAGCAAGAAGCATCAATCATATCCAGCTTCCAGAGTGCCTGTTTCTTCTCAAGTGCTCGGGAACACTTTGCAGAAGGCCTCTCCGTTTCAGAGTCTCGACTACAGAGGATTTGCACAAgagcctcttggtcttcaggagaagcaggtgttgcagggtccagtgaagcctttggactggaggtttcccattgttccagaagtgccgagtgagatggcggtggatttccatttgaggcaacctgtgacccccagtagtgtagctattcaatgcggtgagaaccggattcatgtggaggtacagcaggacttgtttagcaatggtgaactgatccagccatctggtcTGACTCTGGGAGGATGTCCTGTTGTCGGTTTGGTCCCAGGCTCTAAGGTGCTCTTCTTTGAGAATGAACTGCAGGACTGCAACAGTGTCTTGATG ATGACCAAggatgagcttgtctacacctttgCCCTTACCTACACTCCTGAGGCGTTTGCTGGCACTCCGATTACCCGTGCAGGTGGTGCAGTTATTGGAGTTCAATGCCACTATCAAAG GTTTCAAAATGTCAGCAGTAGTGCCTTGAAGCCAACTTGGGTCCCTTATGCCTCAACGGAGGCTGGTGAAGAAGTCTTGGTGTTCTCCCTGAAGCTCATGACTG atgactggtcctatgagaggccttcaaactcttacttcctgggtgacgttattaatgttgaggcatctgtgaaggtatacaaccacgtccctctgcgtgtgtttgtggacagctgtgtggccacccaagtacctgatgtgaacgcccttccgagatatttgttcattgagaatcatgg ATGTCttgtggatgccaaggtcacagcttccagctcgcgcttcatgcctcgatcccaggaagacaaaatccggttccagctggaggccttcatgttccaggggggatccagtccttct atctacatgacgtgtgttctgaaggccactcttgcttctgcacctagtgacgcgctccacaaatcctgttcctttgccaatgg gtggcttgctgctgatgggaacaaccaggtttgtggttgctgtgactcaacatgtggtcctgatggtggaactgcTGCTTCTCCTTTTTGGAG GCCTTCAGTGGGAAGGGAAGTCCTCGCTCCGTCCTGTAGTGGTTCAAGAGCACAAGAAGACTTTAGCTGGTCTTCAATAAATGTGGGGGAGCAAACCTATTCTCGTTTCTGTTTTTCTTGTCTAGTTTAA
- the LOC127943221 gene encoding zona pellucida sperm-binding protein 3-like isoform X3, whose product MGLLQCVLVLVVLVVFDLKNAIGSLSSSQSPKSKKHQSYPASRVPVSSQVLGNTLQKASPFQSLDYRGFAQEPLGLQEKQVLQGPVKPLDWRFPIVPEVPSEMAVDFHLRQPVTPSSVAIQCGENRIHVEVQQDLFSNGELIQPSGLTLGGCPVVGLVPGSKVLFFENELQDCNSVLMMTKDELVYTFALTYTPEAFAGTPITRAGGAVIGVQCHYQRFQNVSSSALKPTWVPYASTEAGEEVLVFSLKLMTDDWSYERPSNSYFLGDVINVEASVKVYNHVPLRVFVDSCVATQVPDVNALPRYLFIENHGCLVDAKVTASSSRFMPRSQEDKIRFQLEAFMFQGGSSPSIYMTCVLKATLASAPSDALHKSCSFANGWLAADGNNQVCGCCDSTCGPDGGTAASPFGGLQWEGKSSLRPVVVQEHKKTLAGLQ is encoded by the exons atgggtcttttgcaatgtgtgttagtgctggttgtgcttgtggtgtttgatctGAAGAATGCTATTGGAAGTTTGAGTTCCAGTCAAAGTCCAAAAAGCAAGAAGCATCAATCATATCCAGCTTCCAGAGTGCCTGTTTCTTCTCAAGTGCTCGGGAACACTTTGCAGAAGGCCTCTCCGTTTCAGAGTCTCGACTACAGAGGATTTGCACAAgagcctcttggtcttcaggagaagcaggtgttgcagggtccagtgaagcctttggactggaggtttcccattgttccagaagtgccgagtgagatggcggtggatttccatttgaggcaacctgtgacccccagtagtgtagctattcaatgcggtgagaaccggattcatgtggaggtacagcaggacttgtttagcaatggtgaactgatccagccatctggtcTGACTCTGGGAGGATGTCCTGTTGTCGGTTTGGTCCCAGGCTCTAAGGTGCTCTTCTTTGAGAATGAACTGCAGGACTGCAACAGTGTCTTGATG ATGACCAAggatgagcttgtctacacctttgCCCTTACCTACACTCCTGAGGCGTTTGCTGGCACTCCGATTACCCGTGCAGGTGGTGCAGTTATTGGAGTTCAATGCCACTATCAAAG GTTTCAAAATGTCAGCAGTAGTGCCTTGAAGCCAACTTGGGTCCCTTATGCCTCAACGGAGGCTGGTGAAGAAGTCTTGGTGTTCTCCCTGAAGCTCATGACTG atgactggtcctatgagaggccttcaaactcttacttcctgggtgacgttattaatgttgaggcatctgtgaaggtatacaaccacgtccctctgcgtgtgtttgtggacagctgtgtggccacccaagtacctgatgtgaacgcccttccgagatatttgttcattgagaatcatgg ATGTCttgtggatgccaaggtcacagcttccagctcgcgcttcatgcctcgatcccaggaagacaaaatccggttccagctggaggccttcatgttccaggggggatccagtccttct atctacatgacgtgtgttctgaaggccactcttgcttctgcacctagtgacgcgctccacaaatcctgttcctttgccaatgg gtggcttgctgctgatgggaacaaccaggtttgtggttgctgtgactcaacatgtggtcctgatggtggaactgcTGCTTCTCCTTTTGGAG GCCTTCAGTGGGAAGGGAAGTCCTCGCTCCGTCCTGTAGTGGTTCAAGAGCACAAGAAGACTTTAGCTGGTCTTCAATAA
- the LOC127943222 gene encoding zona pellucida sperm-binding protein 4-like — protein sequence MLQARCLSSRFLFQCRYSGTSVEALVVEVNSVPPPPPVAAPGPLRVELRLANGQCVTKGCTEGDEAYTSYYSDADYPITKVLGEPVYVEVHIMERTDPNIVLMLGRCWTTSTPSPLSLPQWDLLIDGCPYQDDRYLTTLVPVTGSSGLQFPTHYKRFVVKMFTFVDPASLAALQETIFIQCSTEVCHPPSGSCEQSCTRKRRDTRIKAVSGEQTVVSSGEVTLVM from the exons atgctacaagctcgctgtttgtcgtccaggtttctcttccagtgtagatattcgggaacttccgtggaagctctggttgtggaggtcaactctgttcctccacctccaccagtagccgctcctggacctctcagggtggagctcagactggccaatggccaatgtgTCACCAAAGGCTGTACTGAAG gggatgaggcctacacgtcctactacagtgacgctgattatcccatcacaaaagtcctggGAGAGCCcgtgtatgttgaggtgcacattatggagaggactgaccccaacattgtcctgatgctgggacgttgttggactacttcaacccccagtccactcagtctcccccagtgggaccttctgatcgacGG atgcccttaccaggacgaCCGCTATCTGACCACATTGGTTCCAGTTACTGGATCgtctggtcttcagttcccaacccactacaagcgctttgttgtgaagatgttcacatttgtagatccagcctcactggctgctctgcaggaaacc atcttcatccaatgcagtacagaggtgtgccatccaccatctggctcttgtgagcaaagctgcaccaggaaac gaagagacacccgtatcaaggctgtctctggggagcagactgtggtttctagtggagaagttactctggtcatgtaa
- the capn8 gene encoding calpain-8 — protein MSNIAKVLSRRQDRGEGVGTNEKAIPYNKQDYQSLKQECLAKGTLFQDPTFPAESDSLGYNELGRYSSKTKGVQWKRPKELCSNPEFIVDGAKRTDICQGELGDCWLLAAIASLTLDNEILERVVPPGQSFTEDYAGIFHFQFWQYGQWVDVVIDDRLPSRNGKLLFVHSAEGSEFWSALIEKAYAKLNGSYEALSGGSTTEGFEDFTGGIAESYELNKAPPHLFKLMQKALTLGSLLGCSIDITSSYETEAVTSLKLVKGHAYSVTGAEEVHSSGRQVQLVRIRNPWGQVEWTGPWSDNSKEWNSVPPEEKDKLDYSAEDGEFWMAYSDFIQQFSKLEVCNLTPDTLSSEDVSRWNYSQFEGNWRVGSTAGGCWNNQATFCSNPQFVIKLEEEDDDPLDGEVGCTILVGLMQKDSRKDRRLGRDLNSIGFAIYKVPNEFRGRNNIHLGPDVLLRKQPITGSNTFINLREVSDRFKLPPGEYVIIPSTFEPHRKGSFVLRVFTEKEAAVSPMDREITADVKKQYISESDVDPHFKQLFNQVAGNDSEVSVFELKQILDSATSKQMDVKTDGFSMETCRHIISLLDRDGNGKLGLVEFHILWIKIQKYLEVFKKYDSDNSGTMSSHEMRDAVKEAGFQLNNDILQVIISRYANQQYAIDFDCFVGCLIRLEMLFKIFKTFDKKSSGKIELDILQWLCLALS, from the exons ATGTCTAACATTGCAAAAGTTCTTTCTAGGAGGCAGGACAGAGGAGAAGGAGTGGGAACAAATGAGAAGGCGATTCCCTACAACAAGCAGGACTACCAGAGCCTGAAGCAGGAGTGTCTGGCGAAAGGAACCCTGTTCCAAGACCCGACCTTCCCTGCTGAATCCGACTCTCTGGGATACAATGAACTTGGACGGTACTCGTCCAAGACCAAAGGAGTGCAGTGGAAGAGACCTAAG GAACTCTGTTCAAATCCTGAGTTCATTGTGGATGGAGCTAAGCGGACAGACATCTGCCAAGGAGAATTAG GTGACTGTTGGTTGCTGGCGGCTATTGCGTCTTTGACTCTGGATAATGAGATTCTGGAACGTGTAGTTCCACCTGGACAGAGTTTTACAGAGGACTATGCCGGCATCTTTCACTTTCAG TTCTGGCAGTATGGTCAATGGGTGGATGTTGTCATTGATGACCGGCTGCCTTCCAGAAATGGAAAGCTGCTGTTTGTTCATTCAGCCGAGGGCTCTGAGTTCTGGAGTGCTCTGATAGAAAAGGCCTATGCCAA GTTAAATGGCTCATATGAAGCTCTTTCGGGAGGTTCGACCACTGAGGGTTTTGAGGACTTCACAGGAGGCATCGCTGAGAGCTATGAGCTGAACAAAGCTCCTCCACACCTGTTTAAGCTCATGCAGAAAGCACTGACGCTGGGATCATTACTGGGCTGCTCCATTGAT ATTACCAGTTCATATGAGACGGAGGCGGTGACGAGTCTGAAGCTGGTAAAGGGTCATGCCTACTCCGTCACGGGCGCAGAGGAG GTTCATTCCTCTGGCCGTCAGGTTCAGCTGGTGCGTATCAGGAACCCGTGGGGTCAGGTGGAGTGGACGGGCCCTTGGAGTGACAA TTCAAAAGAGTGGAACAGTGTCCCACCAGAGGAGAAAGATAAACTGGATTATTCAGCTGAAGATGGAGAGTTCTG GATGGCGTATTCAGACTTCATACAGCAATTCTCAAAATTGGAGGTCTGTAATCTAACTCCAGACACTCTTTCAAGCGAAGATGTGAGCCGCTGGAACTACAGCCAGTTTGAAGGCAACTGGAGGGTGGGATCCACTGCAGGGGGATGCTGGAACAACCAAG CTACTTTCTGCTCCAACCCTCAATTTGTGATCAAGCTGGAGGAAGAAGATGATGATCCTCTTGATGGAGAGGTCGGCTGCACGATCCTAGTGGGTCTGATGCAGAAAGATAGTCGTAAAGACAGGCGGCTTGGACGAGACCTCAACTCCATTGGCTTCGCTATCTATAAG GTTCCAAATGAG tTCAGGGGTCGCAATAACATTCATCTCGGTCCTGATGTATTGCTGCGTAAGCAACCCATTACAGGGAGCAACACCTTCATCAACCTGCGAGAGGTGAGCGATCGTTTCAAACTGCCTCCGGGTGAATACGTCATCATCCCCTCCACTTTTGAGCCGCATCGCAAGGGAAGCTTCGTACTGCGCGTGTTCACAGAGAAAGAGGCTGCTGTCAG CCCGATGGATAGGGAGATCACTGCAGATGTGAAAAAG CAATACATATCCGAGAGTGATGTGGACCCACATTTCAAACAGCTTTTCAATCAGGTTGCTGGAAAT GACTCGGAGGTGTCTGTGTTTGAACTAAAGCAGATCCTGGACAGTGCTACCTCGAAAC aAATGGATGTGAAGACTGATGGATTTAGTATGGAGACCTGTCGCCACATTATCAGTCTGTTAGAT AGAGACGGCAACGGTAAACTCGGCCTTGTGGAGTTTCACATACTGTGGATAAAGATCCAGAAAtatttg GAGGTTTTTAAGAAGTATGATTCAGACAACTCAGGCACTATGAGTTCCCATGAGATGAGAGATGCTGTGAAAGAAGCCG GATTCCAGCTGAACAATGACATACTTCAAGTGATAATCTCACGTTATGCCAATCAGCAGTACGCCATTGACTTTGACTGCTTCGTTGGCTGCCTGATTCGCCTGGAAATGCTCTTCA aaatatttaaaacatttgataaGAAGAGCAGCGGGAAAATCGAGCTGGATATCCTTCAG tGGCTTTGCTTGGCCCTCAGTTGA